ACAAACACGATGTGGCGCCGGGTGGCAACAAGGCAACACTTACACTTGGCGATGGCAGCATTATCGAGCTGGATAGCGCACAGAACGGAGCACTGGGCAGCCAGGGCAATACGCAGGTCATCAAGCTTGCCGGTGCGCAACTGGCCTACGACAACGGAAATGCCGGGAACCAGGCTGTATTCTATTACAATACGGTCAACACCCCACGGGGAGGCCAGTACCAGATCATTTTACCGGATGGCAGCAAGGTATGGCTGAATGCGGTTTCGTCCCTGCGCTTCCCGACGGCGTTTTCCGGAAAGGAGAGAAAAGTGGAACTGACGGGTGAGGCATTTTTTGATATTGCGCATAATGAAAATCAACCCTTCATCGTAGCAGTGGATAAAATGGAAGTGGAGGTGTTAGGTACCCAGTTCAACATCATGGCCTACGCTAATGAATCTTCCATGAAAACTTCCCTGCTGCGTGGCGCGGTAAAGGTAAGGAGCGAAGGGGCCAGCAGTTTGCTCAAACCGGGGCAACAGGCCCGGCTGCATAAGAACGGAGATCTGAAAGTAATAGATCTGCCTTATGCAGAAGAAACGGCAGCCTGGAAAGATGGCTTGTTCCTGTTCAATAACGAGGACCTGGATGCCATCATGCGCCGTATCAGCCGCTGGTACAATGTAGATGTCGCATTTACAACTGAAAATATAAAAACACAGACATTCACCGGGCAGATTTCCAGGCAGGAGAAGCTTTCCGAAGTGCTCAAAATGCTTGAGCTGACGGAAGCAGTACATTTCGGTATCGAGAACAGAACGGTTACGGTAAAACCCTGACCGGCAAAATACAAGTGAACAAAACAGCGAATAAAGATCAACCATTATTATAATAGAGGGGAAAAATTTCAACATTCAGAATCAAACGAGTACTGCGTAATTATCCCGCGCATGAAGCGCCGTTGTTGCATTTAATGATTAATTAAAAAGGACTGCTAGTATGAAACTAACTGACTATCTGAAGTCACCTCCCGGGGTGACCTGGCATCGCTATGCGATAAAGATGAGATTATTCGCACTGTTCACTGTACTGTTTTTCCTGCAGGCGTTTTCATATGCGCAGGCGCAGGAGGTGACAATGAACGTCAAAAATGCACCATTGAGCACGGTTTTCCGTGAGATCAGGCAACAGACAGGTTATGCTTTCCTGTACAATAACGCATCGCTGAACGGCACAAAAAATGTGACGATCAATGTAACAAAAGCGCCATTGGCAGAGGTCTTACAAATGGCGCTGGCCGATCAGCCCATCACGTTTACCATTTCCAACAAAACGATTATCCTGAAACCGGCAGCCACTTATCCGAAAGATCCGGAGCCTGCTCCCGGAGAACTGCTGGAGGTGCATTCAAGAGTGATCGACGCCAGAACGAAGGAACCGATCCCGGGCGCTTCCGTAGCCGTGCTGGGTACAAAATCCGGCGTGATCTCCGGTCCGGATGGCCGCTACGTTATCCGTGTACCCAAAGGAACGAAGCTGCAGATCAGTTTCATGGGATATGAAACCCTGGTGGTGACTATCCAGCAATCGGGTGAACATGTGCATTCGCTGTCTGTTTCACAGCAATCGATCAAGGATGTGGTGGTAACAGGCGTATTCAGCCGTCCCAAACAGAACTTTACCGGTGCGGCAACTTCCTTCACACAGGAAGACCTCAGCCGGGTGACCAATAACAATGTGTTGTCCGCTTTAAAGGCGCTGGACCCCTCTTTCCAGATGCCGGAGAACATCAACCTGGGTTCCAACCCCAATGCCCTGCCGGAAGTGGTGTTGCGCGGCGGCAATAGCCTGGTGGATATCAGCCAGACAAACAATGATGCCATATTCAACTACAACAATTCTCCCAACGTTCCGCTCTTTATCCTGGATGGCTTTGAAACCTCGCTGCAAAGGATCAATGATCTGGACATGAACCGCATCGCCAAAGTGGACATCCTCAAGGATGCGGCCGCTACGGCCATTTACGGTTCCCGCGCCGCCAATGGTGTGATCGTGATCGAAACCATCCGCCCCCAGAGCGGCAAACTCAGGGTAACCTACAATGCCAGCATGTTCGTGGAAGCGCCGGACCTCACCGGCTACGATCTGCTGGATGCAAAAGAAAAGCTGGACCTGGAATATAAGGCCGGCGTGTACAATAATTCCTGGAACTCAACAAACGAACAACTGCAATATTTCTACAATCACAGGCTCTCTGAAATACAACGCGGCGTGAATACGGACTGGATGGCCCAGCCCCTGCGCACCGGCATCGGCCAGAAACACAATATCTATGTGGAAGGCGGCGCCGATGATGCGCTTTATGGTGTAAGCCTTACCTATGACAATCAGCAGGGTGTCATGAAAGGCTCCGACCGCCGAAATATGATGGGTAATACCTACCTGAGCTACCGGATCAAAAACTTCCAGTTCCGGAACGACCTGACCATCAGCGCCAACCGGGGCAATGAATCGCCATACGGCAGTTTCCGGGAATATACCAGACTGAATCCTTACTGGACGCCGTATGATGAAGACGGGAACATGAAGGTGTACCTGGAAGAAGTGCGTACCATAGACGGTACTTACCTGCGGAACTTCGATAATTATGACAACCTGGATAGCCGTGGGCCCGGCAGGGCGGTGAATCCGCTGTACAACGCCACGCTGAATACAGTGCATCGCAGTACTTACCTGAACCTGACCAATAACTTTTCCGCACAATGGCAGGCAACGCCCTGGCTGCGCTTGTCCTCCCGCCTGGCCATAACCCAGCAGAAAGATGAGCTGGATGTGTTCAGGCCCGCACAGCATACCTCTTTTGTGGCCACGCCAACCTTTGAGAAAGGCACCTACCAGAAAGGATATGGCAGAAGGAACACTTCGGAAGGGATGCTGATGGCCGATGCGAACAAACGGTTCGGGGACCACATGTTCTTCGGGACCATTGGCTGGAACTTCCAGGATATAGCGCATAGCGGGGAACATTTTACTGTTCAGGGATTCCCGAATCCCAGCATGGACCAGCTGACCCTGGGCAACCAGTTCCCTGTGGGCAGCAAGCCCTTCGGCTCCGAGTACCGTTCCCGCCTGCTGGGCTACCTCAGCAACCTGAGCTACGCCTATGACAACCGTTATCTGCTGGACCTGTCTTACCGCCTGGACGGATCTTCCCAGTTCGGATCGGAAAAACGGTTCGCTCCCTTCTGGTCCGTTGGCGCCGGATGGAACCTGCATAACGAGAAGATGTTGAGGGATCTGTCCTTCATCAATCGTTTCAAACTGCGTTACTCCCTTGGGTACACCGGTTCGCAGAATTTCCCCAGCTACCTGGGCCTGAATACGAGCAATTACTACACCGGGATGGAATACCGCGGCATTATCGGAACACAGCTCATCGGTTTCGGCAATCCCGCCCTCGCCTGGCAGCAAACGCTAAAAAGCAATTTTGGCGCGGACATTACACTTTTCAACCGGCTGGATGTTGTGGCCAACTATTTCGTGGAAACAACACAAGGCAGCATCGCCAACATCTCCTTACCGCCATCATCAGGATTCGGGACCTATGCTGAAAACATGGGCGATGTGCTGAGCAAAGGCTGGGAAGTGAATGCCCGTGTCAACCTGATCAATAACCCGGGTTCCCGCAACAACCTGTCCGTTTTCGTGAATGCCTTCCATGTGAAGAGCACGATCGAAAAGGTTTCCAACACGCTGAAACAGATGAACAAACGGGCGGATACAACCTACTCGTCCACGCCGCTCATCCGGTATGCTGAAGGCCAGTCCACCACCGCCATCTGGGCCGTGGAATCCCTGGGCATAGATCCCTCCACCGGGAACGAGATCTTCCGCACCCGGGACGGGAAGCTTACCAATACCTATAGCCCGCTGGACCAGATCATTGTGGGAGACAGCCGCCCCAAAGTGGAAGGGACCTTCGGCACCAACCTGGAGATCAACGGCATCGGTATGAACCTGTTCTTCCGTTTCCGCTATGGCGGCCAGGCATATAACCAGACGCTGATAGACCGGGTGGAGAACGTGGCGTATGCTTATTATAATGTGGACAGAAGGGTAGCAGAGGATCGCTGGATGAAACCCGGCGACCAGACCTTTTTCAAGGCGCTGGTGCCGGCGGACGGTGTAACAGGTTCCATTACCAGGGCTTCCTCCCGTTTTGTGCAGGACAATAATGAGCTGATCTGCGAAAGCCTTTCTGCCTACTACCGCTTTTCAGATGAACTGAACAAGCAGCTGCGCCTGCAGAACACAAGGATCACCTTCTTTACGGGCGACCTGTTCCGGTTCACCAGCATCAAGCGCGAACGCGGTCTGGCATATCCGTTCAGCCGTACATTCACGCTTCAGTTACAAACCTCATTCTAGTCCTTTAAATAGATGAATATGAAATTCAGCAGAAAATATCGGATCATGCTTGTTTTGGGAACTGCCATTTCACTCTCGTCATGTTCCAAATGGCTGGATGTGTCTCCTAAAACGCAAACCCGGGAGGAAGAACAGTTTTCCAGCAAACAGGGATTCATTGATGCCCTGTTCGGCGTGTATCAGCAGGCAGCAGGGGACTCGCTTTATGGCAGGAACCTCAGCTTCGGTTTGCTCGATGTGCTGGCCGGAAGGTATGAGAACAAGACCACGGGCAGCTACTACGGCTATATCGCCCGGTACACTTACACCAACACAGCCGCAAACTACCTCCTGGATGTGGAGCAGCTGCTCGCCGGCTTATGGGGAGGTGCATATGCCGCCATCGCCCAGTGCAACTATATCCTGAAGAACATCGAAAGCCGGAAGGGCATGCTCGGCAATACCGATTACAACATCATAAAAGGGGAGGCCCTGGCCATGCGCGCCTTTCTGCACTTTGAACTGCTGAAACTTTATGCGCCTGCGTATCTGGACGGCGCCAATGCAGCCCTGCCGGCCATTCCGTACCTGGAACAGTTTACCGTTGTGCCGCAGGAAAAAGGCACGGTGGGCGCTATTGTTGATAAATGCGAGGCGGAATTGCTGGCCGCGGAGGAACTGCTGTCCGTTCACACGGATATCGACCAGATTGCGGGCAATCAGGGTTCGGTATCACTCGACCTCTTCCTGATGTATCGCCAGAACCACCTGAACTATTGGGCGGTAAAAGGCGCACTGGCCCGCCTGTACCTTTACAAAGGCAACAAGCCCAAGGCGCTGCAGTACGCGAAGGAAGTGATAGAGAGCGGCAAATTCAGTTTCATGACCGCTTTGCGGCTGAATGTGGACGTCTCCACCACCGCTTCGGATGTCACCTTCAGTCCGGAACACATCTTCTCCGTATATGTTTCCGGCCTCAGAAGGAATGCCGAAAACCTTTTCAAACCCGCTGCGGATCCCAGGGATGATAACCGCGACCTCTGGTCCACCCTCACGAAAGTGAACAATATGTTCGAAGTATCCCAGCCAGGATATGGTACGGACATGCGGATACCGGCGGCATCAAAATCCATCTGGTCCGCCACCACCGCAGGAGGTAACGTGTACACAAAAAAGTACTATGTGGAAAATACCGCCAATGTAAAACAGCGGCTTGTTCCCGTCATGCGCCTGCCGGAAATGTACTACATCGCCGCGGAAGCTTCCGCTACGCCGACGGATGGACTGGCTTTCCTCAATGAGGTAAGAGAAGTGCGCGGCCTGCCTTTGCTGACCGATGCCGCTACGCTGGATGCCGAGATACAAAAGGAGTACCGCAAGGAATTTTACGGCGAAGGCCAGTTCTGGTACTACCTGAAACGCAGGAATATCGCCACCATCCCTGACGGCGTTGGCAACCCTATGACGGAAGCCAAGTACACCTTCCCGCTGCCGCAGGCCGAAATTGAATTTGGTAAATAATAAATGGATGAACATGAACAAAATCGTCATATACGCCGCCCTGTTCCTCTCAACGCTCTTTGTAGCCTGCACGAAGGATGAAAGGCTGATGTACCAGGAAGATCCGAGGGTCTATTTTACAAAGTTCGTTACCAATGCGGACAGCATTGTGTATTCCTTCGCAACGGGACCGGAAGACCTGACCGTGGATACCGCCTGGCTGAATTTCCGGATCATGGGCACCGCCGCTGACCGCGACAGGGAGATCAATCTGAAAACAGTGGATACCTCCACCGCCATAGCCGGATATCATTATGCCGTGCAACCGCTGATCATACCAGCCGGGGAATACACGGCCAGGATACCGGTACTGCTTTACCGCAGACCGGGATTGAAGGACAGTGTTGTGGACGTAGTGTTCGAGGTGGCTGAATCCGCGGATTTCAAGCCGGGATATGAGGACCGGACAAGCACTATCTCGCAAAGGTACGACCGGCTGCACTACAAGATCAGCATCAACGATCAGCTGCTGAAGCCGGCCAACTGGGATAACAGCCTGGTTTGGAGCTTCGGGGCCTATTCAACCACCAAATTCAAATTCATGATAGATGTCACCGGCCGTACGATATGGACAGGCGCCATTTACCCGGGCGACCAGTATTTCTACATCCAGGCGCTGAAGCTCGCGCTCTACAATTATGAACAGGCCAACGGGCCGATGCTGGACGAGAACGGAGAGCGCGTTGTGTTTCCTTAACTGTTAAAAAGTATGATGATGAAACCGAGGTTCCATCTGACCCGTAAAAAAATAAAATATTAACGGATGAAATTCAATCTGACGATATCAAGTTTACTATGCACCATACTGGTAGCCGGTTGTTATAAGGATAAAGGCAATTACGATTATGTCGCCATCAATCAGCTTTCCATATCCGATGACAGCACGCCGGCCAGCCTTTCCATTACGTTGGGCGACTCCCTGAAGATCACACCGGTGATTCAGCAAACACTGGCGGGGAACGAGGACAGTCTCGCTTATGAATGGATGGTGTTCGACAATTCACCGGCCAGCGATTATACTTTGCCGAGGACGGTGATCTCCACTGAACGTAACCTGGCCGTGAAGATCGCTGCCCCGGTTTTTACCCTTGGCCAGAACTACCGCCTGACCTACAGGGTTACGGACAAGAACACCGGGATAAGCACCGCGATCTTTTACAATATGATCATCACCAACAAGTATGCTTCCGGCTGGCTGATACTGGAAGAAAAAGGGACGGGCGGCGATCTGTCCATGATCCTGCCGGATGGTACGCTGGAATTGGGCGTGTACAGCAGTCTTAATGCGGACCATCCCATGGGAAAACCGGTAAAGCTTGAAACAACGCCTTACCAGGTGACCGACGGCTTTTCCAACGTTTCCCGCAAGATCTATCTGCTGACCGAGAATAACGGTATGGAACTGAGCTATCAGACGATGCTGCGGCAATGGGATTATGCTTACCTGTTCTACGCTGCGCCGGCAGTATCCAAACCTACGCGGCTGATGTGGATGATGAATAATACTTACAACAGCCCATCCCAGGGGGTGATCATCAACAACGGCAAAGTGCATTCCAACCTGGTAGGCGGTTTCCCCGGCACCAAGAAATGGGGGGAAGCGCTGGCCACACCGGCCGGGAACTACAGTTATGACATGGCGCCGTACATTGCCGGAGGCACCACGTACACCACCGTGGCGTTTGACAAGCTGGCGAAGCGTTTTTATGTGGTGGGCCTGCAGGGGCTTTCTGATTTTCCCGCGGCGGCAAGCACACTGTTCGATCTGAATGATGTAGGCATGGATATCCTCTACATGGATACCGCGAATGTAACGCGCGAGTATAACGCTGTGATGAAAGACGCTTCCAATGCGCCCTGGCTGCTCCGCTTCAAACTGGCGGTGGCTAATAACGATCCTCCGAACCTTACCCTGCAGAAAACGCAGATGGATGCACCGGGATTGCTGAATATGACGGCCATAGCATCTTCCACGCTCACGCCGCATATCTATTATGCCACGGGCAATGTGATGTACCGTTACGAGACCACTTCCAATACTACCGTACAGCAATATGCTTTCCCGGCAGGGGAGAGCATCGTGAAAATGCAGTTCCAGCGCGATCCGGGCGGCGCCTCACGGCTGGTTGCCGCAACCTGGGACGGAACGCAGGGAAAGCTGTATTTCTTCGAAGTATCATCTGTCGGCCATTTTACCACGTACGAAACAATGTATGAAGGCTTCGGCAGGATCGTGGATATCGGGTTCAAAGTACCATAACCTTTAAAATAAAGTTGAATGAAAAGATTGTTAGCCTTTGTGCTGTTATGTTCTTCCGCTGCCTATGCGCAGGAGAAGGCCGCATTTACCCTGAACGGGAACATCAGGGACCGCTCCGAAGGGAAAGTGTACCTCGGCCACTCGGAAGACGGGAAGCAGGTGCTGGACTCCGTTATGCTGAAAGAGGGAAAATTCTCCTTTCGCGGGAAAACCAGCAGCGGGGAATTTTACTTTCTGCGGATCGACGGATTGCGGAACGGCTTCGGTTTCTTTGCCAATAAAGGAACGATGAACGTTACCGCGGACAGCACCTTCAGCGAAGTGAGCATTACGGGCGCCGAACACCAGCCGGCATACGATGAATGGAAGAATATCTGGGGCGCCACGCATACAAGAGCGGGCTCACTATATCAAAAGCTCGACGCTGCTGAAAAAGCAAAAGACACCATAGCCCGTGCAGCGGTCAGGAAAGGTTTTGATGAGCTTGGTAGGGACCTGGACAGCGGAGTGTTCCGTTTTGTGCGCAAATATCCGGCGTCCCCGGTAACGCCGTGGGTCATCATCGACCGGTATATCAATTATCCCGCGCCGGCGAAAGTAGCTCAACTGATGCCATTGCTGAAGCCGGCCGCGCTCAATTCTGTCTATGGCCGTGAGCTGAAAACAACGCTGGACATTGCTGCCAAAACCGATATAGGCGCCAAACCGGATTTTGCCCTGGCGGATACCTCCGGCAACATCGTGAAACTCTCCAGCTACAAAGGCAAATATGTGCTGGTGGATTTCTGGGCCAGCTGGTGCGGGCCGTGCCGCAAGGAGAACCCCAACGTGGTGGCCGCCTATAACAAATACCACGCAAAAGGCTTCGAAGTGCTCGGCGTAACGCTGGACACCAAACGCGATGCATGGATCGCCGCTATTGAAAAAGACGGTCTCACCTGGGCGCATGTGGGCGATCTGAAAGGATGGAAAAGCGATATCGTGGAAGAATACGGCATCCGTGCGGTGCCCACCAACTTCCTGCTGGACCCCGGAGGAAAGGTGATCGCCAAAGACCTGCGGGAAGAAGCGCTGCAGGAAAAACTCGCGGAGCTGTTCGCTGAATAGACCATAGAAAACCGGTACCATATGAAGGGTTGTCTCGCCAGAGGCAGCCCTTTTTTGAAGTCCCCCGCGCGGCAGCCCCACATCCGCGAATAATTCATTCATTCCGCAAGAGCAAAACGGCAGGCGGCATTTTTGTTGCCGGCCTTTTTTGTAATTTTGCTGGCAATGTTAACAGACCAGGCTACATATAACCGCAAGAAATTCAGGAACCAGATACTCATTTTCATCATCAAGCTGCTCGTGTACCTTGGCCTGATGTATTTCAACTTCACCCAGCAGGCGCTTTTTGCAAAATATGCCTGGCTGGGCCGGATGGCTGATGCTTTGTCCCTTTTCCTCGGCGCCAACCTGCTGATCTCCGTCGGCTGGATCGTGATGATCTTCTGGTACCTCCAGAAGCACCGGCTGCAAAAGCTGACCCGGGACAACTTTGTGCTGGGCATCAACCGCATTTCCTCCGTGCTGAATACCGTTTTTTTCCTCGTGGCGCTGCTCATGTTCTTCGGTTCGGACCTGTCGCAGCTGTTCTTCAGCCTCAGCATCGCCGCTGCCGCATTCGCGCTGCTGTCGAAAGACTATGTGACGAATATGATCAATGGCCTGATCATCATGTTCTCTGACCAGTTGTCCCTCGGTGACCAGATCAGGGTGAACGAATACCGGGGAAAGGTGCTGGATATCACGCTGATCAACGTAGTGCTGCAGAATGATGATGATGATATTGTGCTGATCCCCAACTCGGTGATCTTTTCCTCCATGGTGCTGAACCAGAGCAAGCAGAACATTAAGAAGCTGACCATAGAATTTGAGCTGGACCTGAAGCATCATGCCTCGCCGGATGTGGTGGAAAAGGAGTTGAAGAGCGTACTGCGCCCGTTTTCCAATAATATCACCGATAACAGCTTTTCCCTGAAGATACTGGAGATCAAAAAAGACGCAGTGCATTACAAAGTGCAGTTCCTGATCCCCCGGCCGGATAAAGAAACCGAACGCCGGATGCGCCGCCTGCTCAACAGTACCATCCTTTCCTTTTCCGGCCGCGAGGTGAACACGCAGGAAACATCCGGGTAATTGTTATATTGCCAAAAAAACAGCATGGAAGAACTCACAGCAGGCATCGGCTCGCGTGTACAGCACGCACGATTTGGGCCGGGTGTGATCATTGGCGTGAAATACGCCCAGTTCGTGGTCACCTTCATCAATCATGGCATAGAAGAGATCGACAAAACAGATCCCCTGTTCGAGGTCCTGTATATGGAGAACCAGACGGTGGAAGTGGAAACCGTTTCACAGGTGGAAACCTCCCTATTGAAAATACTGCGCCTCTGGGGCGGGTTTTCAGAGATCGTGCCGCTTGGGGACAGGTGGGTTGGCGGAACAATGCTGCTGCAGCCGAAAGACCCAGCCCTGAAGCCCAAGGAAGTGCCCATTGAGGCGTTTTTTCACAAGATCGTTATGGTGCGGGACAGGTTGCGGGTGCTGGAACAGCAGATCAACAGCCATAAACTGCTCAGTGATGAGGACAAAGTGAACATGCAGCAGTACATCACCCGCATTTATGGCTCCCTGACCACTTTTAATGTGCTGTTCCGTGACAAGGAGCATTGGTTTACAGGGGAAAAAGGAGGGAAGGAGGACTAAGCTGCCAACTCCTGAAAACATTGTATATTTACCATTATCAAAAATATTTACTGAACATGGCATTATTTGAATCCAACAACCCTGTACTGAAGGAAAAAACATTCGAGCAGGCATCCCGCCTGGAGTACTCCGAGTCGATGACGCTCGGTGGTACGATCGGTAAAATGGCGTTCCTGCTGGCCATGGTGCTGGCCGCCGCTGTTTATTCCTGGGGTGCGTTCTCCAAGGGTGAGAACATTATGCCGCTGGTATTGGGCGGTGTTATCGGAGGCCTTGTGCTGGCGATCATTATCATTGTGAAGAAGGAGTGGAGCCCTTACCTGGCGCCGGCATACGCGCTGGCCAAAGGTCTGGCGCTCGGCGCAATATCCGCAATGTACAGCAGCCTGTACGATGGTATTGTATTGCAGGCCGTGGGGCTGACCATCGCCACTTTTATCTCCATGCTGGTATTGTACCGCGCCAGGATCATCCGGGCTACAGAACGGTTTAAAGCGATCGTGGTGACCGCAACCATGGGGATCGGTGTATTCTACCTGATCGCCTTTGTACTCGGCTTTTTCAATATCAATATTCCCTTCCTGCACGAAGGCAGCCTGCTTGGCATCGGCTTTTCCCTGGTGGTGGTGGCTGTGGCCGCATTGAACCTGATCCTGGATTTCGATCTGATCGAGAACGGGGTAGCGCAGGGCGCACCGAAATACTTTGAATGGTTCGGGTCTTTTGCCCTGCTGGTAACACTGGTATGGCTCTACCTGGAAATACTGCGTTTGCTTTCCAAGATCAATAGCAGATAAGATATTTCATTGTATGATATTTTGGAAAGGGCCGGGGTTTCCGGCCTTTTTCTATACTCGGCTTGTTTGAATGACCTTGCCTTGCGTAATTTCCCGGGTGATGAAATTCTCAAAACATTGCGAAAAAGTACCGGCATTCGGATGATCCTCGTGGATCAGCAAGCCAAGGAACCATGGGGACGGGTCTGCCTGATCTTCTTTCAGTTCAAAATTATAAAGTATCCAGCCCTCCAGCGTGGATTGCAAATACCAGCGTTCCGCAAATAGGCGGCTACGCGCATTTTCTTTTTCATCGCCATTTTCACAGACATAAAAATATACCGGCAGAATACCTCCCGCCTGTATAAAATTATTCAGTATCTCCCGGATGGTGGGCTCTACCAGATTGTCAAATTTTCGCTCACCTTTATTCGGAGGACGTTCCAGATAACTCCTTGTAATATTGATCTCATAAATTAATCCGTCATTGTGCAGGATGGGATCGTCAGAAAAACGACCGATTGAACTGTAAAATTCAATAATATACAGACAGCCCAAATCTGTCGGGAAAACAAAACTTTGCGTTGGAGGCACAGAAGGCCCTGAGGCATAGGGGTACAATGGCATAAATCAACAATCGTTCTGGTCAGTTTTTTTATTTCGCTTTTGCCTTTTCGCGAATTTCAACAAGCTTACCGACAATGCCACTTTCCTTCGATTTTCGGGAAAGATGCTCAACTCGTCCGGCCTGCTGCTCCCGAGGCTGCAACAACGCCTCTTTTAAAGCGGCTTTGTTGACGGTGATGGATTTGCTTATTATCTTTTTCATAGCCTTGCAAATATACGGAAAAGACGACAATTCAGTTCCGGGATCAGCATTGGGTCACACTCCCCCCAACGCCTCCCTGCTCACATTCCTCGCAATCACATCCCAGGCCTCCCGGTTCCAGCGGAAATGGATATCCCGGCGGTTGATGAACCGGTCTTCCCGGCTGGGAAAATAGTTAGAGCGGGTGGACACAAAGATCGTCAGCGGCCAGCCCTCACGGTGGGTTATATCGGCATGTTCCGCCTGCTCCAGGTAAACCTCCCGGTTCCTGACGTAATAGATCCCGCAGGATTGCACCTCGTTCCACAAAAAATGAAGGTCCCAGAAAGGGCTTTTGTAACGGATGCCCTTCTCATCCAGCGTTACCACCGTCCGGCGGCGTACAAGTGACAGCGTGGCCAGCAAAACCAGTATCACAACTGCCGTCCATATCAAACCCCTGGCATCTTTCAGCCAGCCGATGATCAGCAGGGATATTGCAGTAAAAAAAAATATAAAGCCAGTCGTTAGTTTACTTCCCCGGACACGGATAGTCCTGGTGATCTTTGCCATAGCGTAATCCGTTTATCCCACAGGTATAAAAAAGGCGGTGCATCGGATGCACCGCCATTATCAGTAGGTGTTGTAAAAAAGCGGTTAAATGGAGCGTATCAGGTTAGCAATCATGATCTTCGCCACGCAAGGTGCGCTCGATCCTGGTTTTCACCGGTGCACTGAAGCCTTCCAGCTCAATGTTCGGGTGCTCGTCAAGACAAATCCTGATCTTGCCGTTCTCCTGCATTAATACGTCGTGAATTGGTTCCAAAAGGGCGAAAAGCATACGTTTACCGCTTTCCGCGATCTGGTTCATGATGGAATCCTCTAAATGAACGAATTCCCGGTTTTTGTAAGAATAGGATACCTGTACCATTTGTGTTTAGTTTTTCAATAGGATTGCTTAATTAACGTAAAAGTAATGAAAAATATAAATCAACAAAATTTTTTATAGATAACTTATCCACATTCTAACTTTATACATTATCAATATTTTAATTGCAATCGTTTCCATGTTATCCACATCCTTATATCCATCATCCCGCCCTTTTGTTACCCCTTTTGCCATTTAACATTTTCCCCGCCTGCCATTGCAGATAATTCCATTATTTTTACCCATTATCCAATTTTTCAGTCTATATGCATGTAATCCGTAAAATCCAGGTGCTTTGTATGCTCCTGGTCATCACAGCACCCGTATTCGCACAGGAATTGAAATGGACCCGGAACGGGGAGGGGATCTGGAGGGAAGAAGACGGCGCCATTGTTGCCTACCAGGCAAATGACAATCAGCGCATGATCAAAGTGCCCGCAGCTGCATTGACCCCCGAAGGCCGCAACACTCCGCTGGATATCAGCAACTTCAGCTTTACGCC
This genomic stretch from Chitinophaga sp. XS-30 harbors:
- a CDS encoding PKD-like family lipoprotein, with the protein product MKFNLTISSLLCTILVAGCYKDKGNYDYVAINQLSISDDSTPASLSITLGDSLKITPVIQQTLAGNEDSLAYEWMVFDNSPASDYTLPRTVISTERNLAVKIAAPVFTLGQNYRLTYRVTDKNTGISTAIFYNMIITNKYASGWLILEEKGTGGDLSMILPDGTLELGVYSSLNADHPMGKPVKLETTPYQVTDGFSNVSRKIYLLTENNGMELSYQTMLRQWDYAYLFYAAPAVSKPTRLMWMMNNTYNSPSQGVIINNGKVHSNLVGGFPGTKKWGEALATPAGNYSYDMAPYIAGGTTYTTVAFDKLAKRFYVVGLQGLSDFPAAASTLFDLNDVGMDILYMDTANVTREYNAVMKDASNAPWLLRFKLAVANNDPPNLTLQKTQMDAPGLLNMTAIASSTLTPHIYYATGNVMYRYETTSNTTVQQYAFPAGESIVKMQFQRDPGGASRLVAATWDGTQGKLYFFEVSSVGHFTTYETMYEGFGRIVDIGFKVP
- a CDS encoding Bax inhibitor-1/YccA family protein, translating into MALFESNNPVLKEKTFEQASRLEYSESMTLGGTIGKMAFLLAMVLAAAVYSWGAFSKGENIMPLVLGGVIGGLVLAIIIIVKKEWSPYLAPAYALAKGLALGAISAMYSSLYDGIVLQAVGLTIATFISMLVLYRARIIRATERFKAIVVTATMGIGVFYLIAFVLGFFNINIPFLHEGSLLGIGFSLVVVAVAALNLILDFDLIENGVAQGAPKYFEWFGSFALLVTLVWLYLEILRLLSKINSR
- a CDS encoding TlpA disulfide reductase family protein, whose product is MKRLLAFVLLCSSAAYAQEKAAFTLNGNIRDRSEGKVYLGHSEDGKQVLDSVMLKEGKFSFRGKTSSGEFYFLRIDGLRNGFGFFANKGTMNVTADSTFSEVSITGAEHQPAYDEWKNIWGATHTRAGSLYQKLDAAEKAKDTIARAAVRKGFDELGRDLDSGVFRFVRKYPASPVTPWVIIDRYINYPAPAKVAQLMPLLKPAALNSVYGRELKTTLDIAAKTDIGAKPDFALADTSGNIVKLSSYKGKYVLVDFWASWCGPCRKENPNVVAAYNKYHAKGFEVLGVTLDTKRDAWIAAIEKDGLTWAHVGDLKGWKSDIVEEYGIRAVPTNFLLDPGGKVIAKDLREEALQEKLAELFAE
- a CDS encoding DUF4843 domain-containing protein; translation: MNKIVIYAALFLSTLFVACTKDERLMYQEDPRVYFTKFVTNADSIVYSFATGPEDLTVDTAWLNFRIMGTAADRDREINLKTVDTSTAIAGYHYAVQPLIIPAGEYTARIPVLLYRRPGLKDSVVDVVFEVAESADFKPGYEDRTSTISQRYDRLHYKISINDQLLKPANWDNSLVWSFGAYSTTKFKFMIDVTGRTIWTGAIYPGDQYFYIQALKLALYNYEQANGPMLDENGERVVFP
- a CDS encoding mechanosensitive ion channel family protein; translation: MLTDQATYNRKKFRNQILIFIIKLLVYLGLMYFNFTQQALFAKYAWLGRMADALSLFLGANLLISVGWIVMIFWYLQKHRLQKLTRDNFVLGINRISSVLNTVFFLVALLMFFGSDLSQLFFSLSIAAAAFALLSKDYVTNMINGLIIMFSDQLSLGDQIRVNEYRGKVLDITLINVVLQNDDDDIVLIPNSVIFSSMVLNQSKQNIKKLTIEFELDLKHHASPDVVEKELKSVLRPFSNNITDNSFSLKILEIKKDAVHYKVQFLIPRPDKETERRMRRLLNSTILSFSGREVNTQETSG